A genomic segment from Nicotiana tabacum cultivar K326 chromosome 9, ASM71507v2, whole genome shotgun sequence encodes:
- the LOC142163838 gene encoding LOW QUALITY PROTEIN: uncharacterized protein LOC142163838 (The sequence of the model RefSeq protein was modified relative to this genomic sequence to represent the inferred CDS: substituted 1 base at 1 genomic stop codon): MKILALMWSKSVLMPNFPKKRFVKFGANASIWGQIPEYVICLKEQWAWLAKEREYRTTISKLEGQIEKIKFDGSLQAAEDAGEKKRLAKENEALRAQIQRMKIAAETPARSERDEKIITNLRRKVHDYGFDLTKVEGDLFNAQAKLAKGAEEHARLAHQLKQKYDKEVAILQEKLVALENEMIKQTKDFRTEREHCYALIYQLQESLKQLQDQSNTDTQASENNPIKALDSAKAISLTIKGVSEKPSTLNVKPSVLVVKGPPVDVEANQERQKVIVPGVPGKPVIIVEGARVTPVIIKPVTQLPMVDTKAVPWNYKQVIVMYKGKEVEEEVNGTGGLTRSGRCFTPEELRKTNPSKDGHILVKKPVTEEEAEEFLKKMKMQDYSIVEQLRKTPAQISLLSLLIHSDEHHKALMKILNEAHVPDKITVNHLEKIANKIFEANRITFSDDELPIEDSVGDIMFNLSIGPVEFTMEFQVLDVAVSYNLLLGRPWIHAAKAIPSSLHQMVKFEWDRQEIVVHGDENLSAYNDTIVPFIEVEDDKGPWVYQMFEIVSVEKFPEGECTPGLKIPSASVMVANEMLKNGFLPGKGLGSSLQGIVHPLCLRESFGTFGLGFTLTGKDVKRAKSLKGKAWSLPKPVPHISKSFVKSGVAKRPMSVVPKPVVDFDEDLIKRFQSLFDEVNMVKIGEGSSNADVQFVGPNVKLSNWKATPLPIRKEFCSFYAGFNDMTCMRNFQPNLKSQSNSETTIQEVEGDDETEYDEETAFEEEEIIKTLFAYKGVFAWSYDDMPGLSTDLVAHKLPTDPTFPPVKQKLRKFKTDMSVKIKEEITKQLEAKVIRVTQYPTWLANVVPVPKKDGKTRVCVDYRDLNKASPKDNFPLPNIHILIDNCAKNEIGSFVDCYAGYHQILMDEEDAEKTSFITPWGTYCYRVMPFGLKNAVATYMRAMTTIFHDIIHKEIEVYVDDVIIKSKKQSDHVGDLRKFFQRLRRYNLKLNPAKCAFGVPSGKLLGFIVSRRGIELDPSKIKAIQELPPPKNKTEVMSLLGRLNYISRFIAQLTTTCEPIFKLLKKNAAVKWTDECQEAFDKIKNYLLNPPVLVPPEPGRPLILYLTVTDNSFGCVLGQHDITGKKEQAIYYLSKKFTPYEVKYTLLERTCCALTWVAQKLKHYLSSCTTYLISRMDPLRYIFQKPMPTGRLAKWQILLTEFDIIYVTRTAMKAQALADHLAENPVDEVYEPLKTYFPDEEVMYVDGADHDEKPGWKLFFDGAANLKARLRFYCTNNMAEYEACILGLRLAIDMGVQEILVLGDSDLLVHQIQGEWETRDLKLIPYRQCLHDLCQRFRSVEFRHIPNIHNEIADALATLASMLHHPDEIYVDPLQIQIRDQHAYCNVVEEELDGEPWFHDVKEYIKSGVYPAHATGDQKRTIRRLASGFFLSGGILYKRTPDLGLLRCIDAKQASTIMAEVHSGVCGPHMSGYVLAKKILRLHTMSAPWPFVAWGMDVIGPIEPAASNGHRFILVAIDYFTKWVEAVTFKSVTKKAVVVFIHSNIICQFGIPKVIITDNAANLNSHLMKEVCQQFKVTHRNSTPYLPKANGAVEAANKNIKKILRATPYLLVYGTEAVIPAEVEIPSLRVIVETEIDNDEWVKTRLEQLSLIDEKRLAAVCHGQLYQKRMARAYNKKVRPRKFEVGQLVLKRILPHQAEAKGKFAPNXKGPFIVTKVLPNGALYLTDIEGKCVDMAINSDAVKRYYV, from the exons atgaagatcttagcactTATGTGGTCGAAATCCGTCCTGATGCCCAATTTCCCGAAGAAacggttcgtcaaatttggagcgaATGCCAGTATTTGGGGGCAAATACCCGAGTACGTGATTTGTCTAAAG GAGCAGTGGGCTTGGTTAGCCAAAGAAAGGGAGTACCGGACCACCATAAGCAAGCTCGAAGGGcaaattgaaaaaatcaaatttgatGGTAGTTTGCAGGCAGCTGAAGATGCAGGGGAAAAGAAGAGGTTGGCCaaggaaaatgaagcccttcgagcccaaattcagagAATGAAGATAGCCGCCGAGACACCAGCAAGAAGTGAGAGAGATGAGAAAATTATAACCAACCTGAGGCGGAAAGTGCATGATTACGGTTTTGACTTGACAAAGGTCGAGGGGGATTTGTTCAATGCTCAAGCAAAGCTGGCCAAAGGTGCGGAAGAACACGCTAGATTAGCCCaccagttgaagcagaaatatgaTAAAGAAGTAGCGATTTTGCAGGAAAAGTTGGTTGCTCTGGAAAATGAAATGATTAAGCAAACAAAGGATTTCAGGACAGAAAGAGAGCATTGCTATGCACTGATTTACCAACTACAAGAAAGCCTGAAGCAGTTACAAGACCAAAGCAACACAGATACACAA GCTAGCGAGAATAATCCAATCAAAGCGCTAGATTCTGCAAAAGCAATATCCTTGACGATTAAAGGGGTGTCGGAGAAGCCAAGCACGCTCAATGTGAAGCCTTCTGTATTGGTTGTGAAAGGGCCTCCGGTTGATGTCGAAGCGAACCAGGAAAGGCAAAAAGTGATCGTGCCAGGGGTCCCGGGCAAGCCggtcataatcgtggaaggggCTCGTGTTACCCCCGTTATTATTAAGCCAGTGACCCAGTTGCCAATGGTTGACACAAAGGCCGTCCCGTGGAATTACAAACAGGTGATAGTAATGtataaagggaaagaagtagAGGAAGAAGTCAATGGAACCGGAGGGCTAACTCGTTCCGGGAGATGTTTTACCCCAGAAGAACTGAGGAAAACCAATCCATCCAAGGATGGCCACATCCTAGTAAAAAAGCCGGtcaccgaagaagaggctgaggaattcctgaaaaagatgaaaatgcaagactattccattgtagaacagttgaggaaaacaccagctcagatctctctTCTGTCGTTGCTGATACATTCCGATGAACACCACAAAGccctgatgaagattttgaacgaggctcatgttcctgacaAGATCACggtgaaccacttggaaaagattgctaacAAGATTTTCGAAGCAAACAGGATCACTTTCTCGGATGATGAACTCCCtatagagg ATTCTGTCGGTGATATAATGTTCAATTtgtcaatagggccagttgagttcactatggagttccaagtgctagatgtgGCTGTCTCTTATAACTTGTTGTTGGGCAGGccctggatccatgctgccaaggcaatcccgtcttctctgcatcaaatggtaaagtttgaatgggacaggcaggaaatagttgtgcacggtgatgAGAACTTATCTGCTTACAACGACACAATCGTTCCAtttattgaagttgaagatgacaaagggccttgGGTTTACCAAATGTTCGAAATAGTGTCTGTCGAGAAATTTCCCGAAGGGGAATGCACTCCAGGTTTGAAGATACCATCCGCGTCCGTCatggtagcaaatgaaatgttaaagaatggttttctgccgggcaaaggtctgggttcatctctgcaaggtattgtgcaccCGTTGTGCCTACGTGAAAGttttggtacatttggtttgggattcacacTCACAGGGAAAGACGTGAAAAGGGCTAAAAGTTTGAAAGGAAAGGCATGGTCACTCCCTAAACCTGTTCCGCATATCTCCAAGTCTTTCGTCAAGTCAGGGGTCGCCAAACGCCCAATGTCAGTGGTCCCAAAACCTGTGGTCGACTTTGATGAAGAtttgatcaagaggttccagaGTCTGTTTGATGAGGTCAATATGGTCAAAATTGGGGAAGGTTCCAGTAATGCCGATGTGCAGTTTGTCGGACCAAacgtgaagcttagcaattggaaagctactcctctccccatccggaaggagttttg ttccttttatgctggtttcaatgacatgacatgcatgaggaattttcagccaaatcttaaaagccaatctaattctgaaacaACGATCCAAGAAGTAGAGGGTGATGATGAAACAGAATACGATGAAGAGACGGCATTTGAGGAA gaagaaataatcaaaacactATTTGCATACAAAGGtgtctttgcatggtcgtatgacgacatgccgggcttgagtaCTGATTTGGTAGCTCATAAATTGCCAACCGACCctacattccctcctgtcaagcaaaagttaagaaagttcaagactgatatgagtgtgaagattaaagaagaaatcacaaagcaactggaggcaaaggtcattcgggtcactcagtatcccacttggttagctaatgtggtaccagtaccaaagaaggatggtaagacgagggtgtgtgttgattatcgtgatctcaacaaggcaagtccaaaagataactttccattgccgaatatccacattctgattgataattgtgccaagaaCGAGAtcgggtctttcgtggattgttatgcgggatatcatcagatcctgatggacgaggaagacgcagaaaagacatcattcatcacgccatgggggacgtattgctaccgggtaatgccattcggtttaaagaatgctgtggcaacttacatgagggcaatgactactatATTTCATGACataatacacaaggaaattgaggtttatgtagatgatgtgatcataaagtcaaagaagcagtccgaccatgttggggatttgagaaagtttttccaaaggctccgcaggtacaacctcaagctcaatccggcgaaatgtgcatttggtgttccgtcggggaaactgttgggattcatagtcagtcgacgcggcatcgagttggatccgtcaaagattaaGGCCATCCAAGaactaccaccaccaaagaataaaactgaggtgatgagcctGCTCGGGaggttaaactacatcagcaggtttattgctcaactcacgacgacttgtgagcccatatttaagttaCTAAAGAAAAATGCTGCGGTTAagtggaccgatgagtgtcaggaagcatttgataagatcaagaatTACCTGCTGAACCcccctgtgttggtcccgccagaacctgggagacctttaatCCTCTATTTGACAGTCACggataattcttttggttgtgtgttgggtcaacacgacatcacgggcaagaaagagcaagccatttattaccttagcaagaagttcactccttatgaggttaagtatactcttcttgaaaggacatgttgcgccctgacttgggtggcgcaaaagttgaagcattatctgtcatcctgcactacttacctcatttctcgcatggatcctctaaggtatatctttcagaagcctatgcccacagggaggttggcaaagtggcagattttactcacagaatttgacatcatctatgtgactcgaaccgcgatgaaagcccaagccctagccgatcacttggccgagaatccggtggatgaagtatatgagccactgaagacttattttcctgatgaagaagtgatgtatGTTGACGGGGCTGATCATGatgaaaaaccaggttggaaactcttctttgatggagctgctaacctgaaag CTcgacttcgattttattgcactaacaacatggctgaatatgaggcatgcattctgggtttgaggctaGCTATAGATATGGGAGTTCAAGAAATATTGGTTTTGGGAGACTCAGATTTGCTAgttcaccagattcagggagaatgggaaacccgtgatttgaagctcataccgtatcgacaatgtctgcatgatctttgtcaacgattcaggtcggtagagttcaggcatattcccaatattcataatgagattgccgacgccttggctactctggcatcaatgttacaccatccggatgAGATTTATGTCGACCCTCTGCAAATCCaaatccgtgatcagcatgcctattgcaatgtggttgaggaggaacttgatggtgagccttggttccatgatgtcaaggaatacatcaAATCAGGGGTATATCCGGCACATGCCACAggcgatcaaaagagaaccattcgacgtctggctagtggatttttcttaagtgggggaatattgtacaagagaactccagaTCTAGGATTACTAAGGTGTATAGACGCTAAACAAGCCTCGactatcatggccgaagtgcattccggggtttgcgggccacatatgagtgggtacgtcttggcgaagaagattcttcga ctgcacacaatgtcggcaccttggccctttgttgcttggggcatggatgtcattggaccgattgagccggcagcatcaaacgggcataggtttattctggtggccattgattactttaccaagtgggtcgaagctgtaactttcaagtccgtgaccaagaaggcagtggtagttTTTattcattcaaacatcatttgccagttcggaattcccaaggtaatcatcacagataatgctgctaacctcaacagtcatttgatgaaagaggtatgccaacagttcaaggTTACGCATCGAAACTCCACTCCATATCTTCCTAAGGCAAACGGAGctgttgaggctgctaacaagaacataaagaagatacttc GTGCAACCCCCTATTTGCTGGTATATGGAACCGAGgcagtgatacctgcggaagttgagattccatccctgcgggtcattgttgaaactgaaattgataatgatgagtgggtcaaaacccggctagagcaattgagtttgattgatgaaaaaagattggcagcagtatgtcatggtcaattgtatcagaaaagaatggcaagagcatacaacaagaaggttcggccccgaaaatttgaagtgggtcagctggtattgaaacgcatccttccacatcaggctgaagctaaaggcaagttcgccccaaactagAAGGGGCCTTT